The window GTACGGGAGGTCGTCGACGAACCCGGCGACCGCCTCCTGCACTGGGACCTCCACGACGAGAACGTCCTCGCCTGTGAGCGCGCCCCCTGGCTCGCCATCGACCCCAAGCCCCTCGCCGGCGACCCCGGCTTCGAGCTGTGGCCGGCCCTCGACAACCGCTTCGACGCCGACGACGTCCGTTGGCGCTTCGACGCCATGACCGACGTACTCGGCCTGGACCGGGCACGCGCGCGTGCGTGGACGTACGGCCGACTCCTGCAGAACTGCCTGTGGGACATCGAGGACGGCCGCCCGCTTCAGGAGCGGCAACTGGAAATCGCCAGGCGCCTGCGCGAGCCCCGCGGCTAGCCTCACCCCATGATTCGCACCGCCACCCCCGCCGACGTCCCCGCCCTGCACACCCTGATCCGCGAGCTCGCCGAGTACGAGAAGGCCCCGCACGAGGCGAAGGCCACCCCGCAGCAGCTCCACGAGGCCCTCTTCGGCGACCGCCCGGCCGCCTACGCGCACATCGCGGCCGACGACGCGACCGGCGAGACCGTCGGCTGCGCGATCTGGTTCCTGAACTTCTCCACCTGGCGCGGCGTCCACGGCATCTACCTGGAGGACCTCTACGTCCGCCCCACCGCCCGCGGCGCCGGCCACGGCAAGGCGCTGCTCACCGAACTGGCCCGGCTGTGCGTGGAGCGCGGCTACGAGCGCCTGGAGTGGTCCGTACTGAACTGGAACACCCCGTCCATCGCCTTCTACGAGGCCCTCGGCGCCCGCCCCCAGGACGAGTGGACGGTGTACCGCCTGACCGACGAGGCGCTCACCGAGCTGGGCGCCGCACCGGAGCGCGGGGCGGCGTGAACGTCCTGCGCATGACACGCCACCGAATGGGCACGGCTTCCTGGCATGAGCCACACGAATATGCGCCGCATGAACTCCCCCGCGCCTGAGCCCGACTTCATCCCCGGCCTCGAACTCTCCCGCCGCTTCTACACCGACGCCGTACGCCCGTTGCTGGAGGAGGCCGCCCCCGGAGTCCCCCACTCCGCCGCCCGCATGGGCAGCGGCTCCGAGGTCCTCGGCTACGACACCCCGCGCTCCGCCGACCACGAGTGGGGCCCGCGCCTGCAGGTCTTCCTCCACCGCCACGACGTGCCCCGCCACGCGGCCCACATCAGACACGTCCTCGCCGAGCACCTCCCGAAGACGTTCCTCGGCCACCCCACCCACTTCGCCCCCGCGGGAGAGGCGGACCGGGACATCCGCGTCATGCGGCTCACCGACGGCCCCGTCCACCACCGCGTCGAAGTCACCGGCACCTCCACCTGGGTCACCGACACCCTCGGCTTCGACCCGGCGCAGGGCATCACCCCGGCCGACTGGCTGGCCACCCCCACCCAGCTGCTCGCCGAGGTCACCGGAGGCGCCGTCTTCCACGACGGCCTGCACACCCTCACCCCGTTACGCCGAGCGCTGCGCTGGTACCCCCACGACGTCTGGCTGTACGTCCTGGCCTGCCAGTGGCAGCGCATCGCGCAGGAGGAGGCCTTCGTGGGCCGCTCGGGCGAGGTCGGCGACGAACTGGGCTCCGCCGTCACCGCCGCCCGCCTGGTCCGCGACCTGATGCGGCTCTGCCTCCTGATGGACCGCCGCTACCCCCCGTACGGCAAGTGGCTCGGCAGCGCTTTCGCCCGCAGCCGCGTCGGCCCCCGCCTGACCCCGGACCTCACGGCCGTCCTCGCCGCCACCGACTGGCACACCCGCGAACAGCACCTCACCCACGCGTACGAGATCGTCGCGCACCTGCACAACGAGCTCGCCCTGACCGACCGCGTCGCCCCCACCACGCGCCCGTACCACTCCCGCCCTTTCCGGGTGCTGCGCGCCGACCGCTTCACCGAGGCCCTCACCGCCCGCATCACCGACCCGGTCCTGCGCGACCTGCCGCTCGTCGGCGCGGTGGACCAGTTCCTCGACAGCACCGACGTCCTGGCCCGCCCCGAACTGACCAGGGCCGCGGGCCAGGTCATGCGAAAGCCCGGGTCAGAACGGATCTGACGCCGCGACCGCTTTCAGCTCCCGCTCCACTGCCTCGCCGATCGTCCCGGCGTCACCCCCGCGCAGGTTGCTGACGACGGTGAGGGTGTAGGCGTCGGCGGTGTGGACGAGGCAGAGGTTCGCCGTGCCCGGCGGGGAGAGCTGCGGCAGGGGGACAATGCGCGACAGGGGACGGCCGTGCAAGTGGCTGGGGTTGTCCCGCCACTTGAAAGCGGTGCACAGGCTGGTGGTGAGTTCCGGGCGTGCCAGCCTCTTGGCCATCACCCCGGCCAGCCACGGCACGGTACGCGCGGCGGCCTGCAGTGCCGGAAGGATCGCGCGATGGGCGTCGCAGCGTCCGTCGAACGCCGCGACCTCCTCCTGGCACGCCTGCAGACGCGCCACCGGTGATGCGAGGTCGACGGGCAGCGCCATGCGCAGCGCGGTGACGCCGTTGCCGAGATGGTGGGCGTTGTGGCGGGTCCGCAGGTCCACCGGCACCGTGGCGTAGAAGGGGGTCGGTCCCTTCGGCCAGGACCGCAGGGGACCGTGGCAGGCGCGCAGGGCACCGGCGTACGTACTCAGCAGAAGCTCGTTGAGTGTCGATCCGCGCCCACCGGCCGGCCGGCGGCGGGCCGTGCGCATGATCTGCGGGTCGAGCTCGACCACGGCCACCGACGGCCGCGGTTCGCCGGGGGGAGCCGACGGAAGGGGCTGGCCGGGGACCCCGATGCGACGCAGTTCCCTGCACACGGTGGCGGGAGGAACGGCAGGGCGCTGTTGCCCCGCCGCGAGCGGGTGGGCCGCCCCCTCTCCGAGCGGCCCCGGCGCTACGGCGTCATCCATCAGCAGCCGGAAAAGGGTCTCCAGGGATCTGCCGTCCAGCAGCGCGTGATGGGCGAGCAGCACGATGGCCTGCCGCGTGACCAGCAGCCGCCACAGTGGCCGTTCGACCGGCAGCCTGTGACTGACACCGTCGGTGAGCAGGGATTCCAGCTCCTGGTCCGTGGCGGTGATGTGGGCGACGGGATCGAACGGCCGGGCGGCCGACCACCGGTGGCCCGACAGCGCCGCCGGCCCGGCGGGGGGCTGGAGGACCAGGCTCATCCGGTCCAGCCCGCCCCACCGGTCACGCACCCGGGACCGCACCTGTGCCAGGTCGAACGGCCCCCCGGGAAACACCGCCGCGATGCCGATCGTCCCCGGCATTCCGTTGCGGAGGTGCCCTTCCTCGATGGCCGTCAGCCTCATGTTCCAGCCTCTCGTTCCCAAGCCCCCCTGAGTACTCGCCTCCCGCCTCCCGTGATCAGGCGTGGGGTGAATCGAACACGACACAGGCGTTGTGGCCCCCGAAGGCGAAGCTGTTGCTGATCACCGGCCCGTCCGGGATCTTGCGTGGCTCAGCGGTGACCACATCCAGTTCGCATCGCGGGTCCAGCCGCGTGAGATGAGCCGTCGGAGGCGCGAGCCCTTCGTGCACGGACCACGCCGTGATCACGGCTTCCAGCGCTCCCGCCAGCCCCAACCCGTGCCCGGTCACAGCCTTGGGTGCGGTCACCGGCACGGCACGCGAGCCGAACAGGGCGCTGATCGCCCGCGCTTCCGCGAGGTCGTTCAACTCGGTTCCGGTGCCGTGCGCG of the Streptomyces sp. T12 genome contains:
- a CDS encoding DUF4037 domain-containing protein; the encoded protein is MSHTNMRRMNSPAPEPDFIPGLELSRRFYTDAVRPLLEEAAPGVPHSAARMGSGSEVLGYDTPRSADHEWGPRLQVFLHRHDVPRHAAHIRHVLAEHLPKTFLGHPTHFAPAGEADRDIRVMRLTDGPVHHRVEVTGTSTWVTDTLGFDPAQGITPADWLATPTQLLAEVTGGAVFHDGLHTLTPLRRALRWYPHDVWLYVLACQWQRIAQEEAFVGRSGEVGDELGSAVTAARLVRDLMRLCLLMDRRYPPYGKWLGSAFARSRVGPRLTPDLTAVLAATDWHTREQHLTHAYEIVAHLHNELALTDRVAPTTRPYHSRPFRVLRADRFTEALTARITDPVLRDLPLVGAVDQFLDSTDVLARPELTRAAGQVMRKPGSERI
- a CDS encoding GNAT family N-acetyltransferase, which codes for MIRTATPADVPALHTLIRELAEYEKAPHEAKATPQQLHEALFGDRPAAYAHIAADDATGETVGCAIWFLNFSTWRGVHGIYLEDLYVRPTARGAGHGKALLTELARLCVERGYERLEWSVLNWNTPSIAFYEALGARPQDEWTVYRLTDEALTELGAAPERGAA
- a CDS encoding wax ester/triacylglycerol synthase domain-containing protein gives rise to the protein MRLTAIEEGHLRNGMPGTIGIAAVFPGGPFDLAQVRSRVRDRWGGLDRMSLVLQPPAGPAALSGHRWSAARPFDPVAHITATDQELESLLTDGVSHRLPVERPLWRLLVTRQAIVLLAHHALLDGRSLETLFRLLMDDAVAPGPLGEGAAHPLAAGQQRPAVPPATVCRELRRIGVPGQPLPSAPPGEPRPSVAVVELDPQIMRTARRRPAGGRGSTLNELLLSTYAGALRACHGPLRSWPKGPTPFYATVPVDLRTRHNAHHLGNGVTALRMALPVDLASPVARLQACQEEVAAFDGRCDAHRAILPALQAAARTVPWLAGVMAKRLARPELTTSLCTAFKWRDNPSHLHGRPLSRIVPLPQLSPPGTANLCLVHTADAYTLTVVSNLRGGDAGTIGEAVERELKAVAASDPF